A window from Theobroma cacao cultivar B97-61/B2 chromosome 3, Criollo_cocoa_genome_V2, whole genome shotgun sequence encodes these proteins:
- the LOC18604936 gene encoding uncharacterized protein LOC18604936, which yields MEPSKILGGTEECHSSESGWTMYIGSPIQGGDDDDDDGHSDADAYAANYGGHADETEINHEADSDDSMASDASSGPSHQGHRYGNMEEGHGTSHLNDEVEGEGNYYLDKEAKKSLEKQKLGMKKKEDKEDQKERMTLKAKGAATPRSGSKVRKSIWLGKRK from the coding sequence ATGGAGCCTTCCAAAATCCTTGGAGGCACCGAAGAATGCCACAGCAGTGAATCGGGGTGGACAATGTACATTGGTTCCCCCATCCAAGGTGGTGACGACGACGACGACGACGGACACAGTGACGCTGATGCTTATGCTGCCAATTATGGTGGTCATGCTGATGAAACAGAAATCAATCACGAAGCCGACAGTGATGATTCTATGGCTTCTGATGCTTCTTCGGGTCCAAGTCATCAGGGACATCGTTATGGAAATATGGAGGAAGGTCATGGCACGTCCCATCTCAATGACGAGGTTGAGGGGGAAGGCAATTATTACTTGGACAAGGAAGCTAAGAAATCACTGGAGAAGCAAAAGCTtggaatgaaaaagaaagaagacaaAGAAGATCAGAAAGAGCGGATGACTCTCAAGGCAAAAGGAGCTGCTACTCCTCGAAGTGGTTCCAAGGTAAGAAAAAGCATCTGGctaggaaaaagaaagtag